A portion of the Bdellovibrio bacteriovorus genome contains these proteins:
- a CDS encoding fumarate reductase/succinate dehydrogenase flavoprotein subunit: protein MANKLDSKIPSGPIESKWTKTKFNYKLVNPANKRKHTVIVVGTGLAGGAAAATLGELGYKVKAFCVHESPRRAHSVAAQGGINAAKNYQNDGDSTYRLFYDTVKGGDFRAREANVYRLAEVSANIIDQMVAQGVPFAREYGGTLANRSFGGAQVSRTFYARGQTGQQLLLGAYSEMMRQVDSKNVELYSRREMLDVVVIDGKARGIIVRNLLTGEIESHEADAVVIASGGYSNVFFLSTNAMNCAVTAAWKAHKRGAYFANPCYTQIHPTCIPVHGENQSKLTLMSESLRNDGRVWVPKAVGDKRHPSQIPENERDYYLERVYPSFGNLAPRDVASRQAKYRCDEGRGVNESGKAVYLDFADSIKRLGEDKISERYGNLFEMYEKITGQNPYKQPMMIYPAPHYTMGGLWVDYNLESTIPGLFVAGEANFSDHGANRLGASALMQGLADGYFVLPYTLGNYLGGTKLEKVTNTHDAFKSAADGVKNEISKLMNIKGNRTVDSFHKELGNIMWEYCGMGRNEAGLKKALQEIPKIKEEFWNNVRIPGDANYLNVELEKAGRVADFIELGELMCRDALERKESCGGHYREEYQVDGEAKRDDENFCHVAAWEYTGDNKPSVRHQEELTFENVHLATRSYK, encoded by the coding sequence ATGGCTAACAAATTAGACAGCAAAATTCCAAGTGGTCCTATTGAGTCTAAATGGACAAAAACAAAATTTAACTACAAACTTGTCAACCCGGCAAACAAACGTAAACACACCGTTATCGTTGTCGGAACAGGGCTTGCGGGTGGCGCTGCAGCCGCAACTTTAGGAGAGCTTGGCTATAAAGTAAAAGCTTTCTGTGTGCATGAATCCCCTCGCCGTGCCCATTCAGTGGCGGCGCAAGGTGGTATCAATGCTGCGAAAAATTATCAAAATGACGGCGACTCTACTTACCGACTTTTTTATGACACCGTAAAAGGTGGTGACTTCCGTGCGCGCGAAGCGAACGTTTATCGTTTGGCGGAAGTTTCGGCAAACATCATCGATCAGATGGTGGCTCAAGGCGTGCCATTTGCTCGGGAGTACGGCGGAACACTTGCCAATCGTTCATTTGGTGGTGCGCAAGTGTCTCGTACATTCTATGCGCGTGGGCAAACAGGTCAGCAGCTTCTTCTAGGTGCTTACTCTGAAATGATGAGACAAGTAGATTCAAAAAATGTCGAGCTTTACAGCCGTCGCGAAATGCTTGATGTCGTTGTGATTGACGGAAAAGCTCGCGGCATTATCGTGCGCAATCTTTTGACGGGCGAAATTGAATCACACGAAGCCGATGCGGTTGTTATCGCTTCTGGCGGTTATTCTAACGTCTTTTTCTTATCTACGAACGCGATGAATTGTGCGGTGACCGCGGCTTGGAAGGCCCATAAGCGCGGTGCTTACTTTGCAAATCCTTGCTACACCCAAATCCATCCAACGTGCATCCCAGTGCATGGTGAAAATCAATCCAAGCTCACTTTGATGTCAGAATCACTTCGTAATGACGGACGTGTTTGGGTTCCAAAGGCTGTAGGTGATAAACGTCATCCTTCACAAATTCCAGAAAACGAACGCGATTATTACTTAGAGCGTGTCTACCCGTCTTTTGGTAATCTAGCTCCACGTGACGTGGCTTCTCGTCAGGCGAAGTATCGTTGCGATGAAGGTCGCGGTGTGAATGAATCGGGTAAAGCTGTTTACTTAGACTTTGCGGATTCTATCAAACGCTTAGGTGAAGATAAAATTTCAGAGCGTTACGGAAATCTTTTTGAAATGTATGAAAAGATCACCGGACAAAATCCTTACAAACAGCCGATGATGATCTACCCTGCTCCTCACTACACAATGGGTGGCTTGTGGGTGGATTACAATTTGGAATCAACGATCCCAGGACTTTTTGTTGCCGGCGAAGCCAACTTCTCAGATCACGGCGCGAATCGTTTGGGCGCTTCGGCATTGATGCAAGGTTTGGCTGATGGTTACTTTGTTCTTCCGTACACTTTAGGTAACTACCTTGGTGGTACAAAACTTGAAAAAGTAACAAACACACACGACGCCTTTAAATCAGCTGCTGACGGTGTTAAAAACGAAATCAGCAAACTTATGAATATCAAAGGAAACCGCACGGTGGATAGCTTCCATAAAGAGCTAGGAAATATCATGTGGGAATACTGTGGTATGGGTCGTAACGAGGCCGGGCTTAAAAAAGCGCTTCAAGAAATTCCAAAAATCAAAGAGGAATTCTGGAATAACGTACGTATTCCAGGCGATGCAAATTACCTGAACGTCGAGCTTGAAAAAGCGGGGCGCGTGGCGGATTTCATCGAGCTGGGTGAGCTTATGTGCCGTGATGCTTTAGAGCGCAAAGAGTCTTGCGGTGGTCACTATCGTGAAGAGTATCAAGTGGATGGTGAAGCAAAACGTGATGATGAAAACTTCTGTCACGTGGCCGCTTGGGAGTACACAGGAGATAATAAACCTTCCGTGCGCCATCAAGAAGAGCTGACTTTTGAAAACGTACACTTAGCAACTCGTAGCTATAAATAA
- a CDS encoding succinate dehydrogenase/fumarate reductase iron-sulfur subunit, protein MSGGKNINLTLKVWRQKGPKDQGKFVELQAKNVSEDASFLEMLDAVNEELVSKGDEPIAFDHDCREGICGACGFVIDGEAHGPQRGTTVCQLHMRNFKNGETLTIEPFRASPFPVIKDLMVNRSAFDRIISSGGFISQNAGNAVDANAILVPKADADEAMSSATCIGCGACVAACKNASAALFTSAKISHMALLPQGQVERKERAMRMVGQMDAEGFGSCTTTGACEVACPKDIQLTNIARMNREFFVAQTTKREKHKDGGAG, encoded by the coding sequence ATGTCTGGTGGAAAAAATATTAATTTGACGTTAAAAGTATGGAGACAAAAAGGCCCTAAAGATCAGGGTAAGTTTGTTGAGCTTCAAGCCAAGAACGTGTCGGAAGACGCATCTTTCCTAGAAATGTTAGATGCCGTGAATGAAGAGCTGGTTTCTAAGGGTGATGAGCCTATCGCCTTTGACCATGACTGCCGTGAGGGTATCTGTGGTGCCTGCGGATTTGTGATTGATGGCGAGGCGCACGGTCCTCAGCGTGGAACCACAGTTTGTCAGTTGCATATGCGCAACTTTAAAAACGGTGAAACCTTAACGATCGAACCTTTCCGCGCGTCACCATTTCCGGTGATTAAAGACTTGATGGTCAATCGCTCTGCTTTTGACCGTATTATTTCTTCTGGCGGATTTATTTCACAAAATGCAGGGAATGCTGTTGATGCCAATGCGATCCTGGTCCCGAAAGCAGATGCCGACGAAGCGATGTCTTCAGCAACTTGCATTGGTTGCGGTGCTTGCGTAGCGGCCTGTAAGAATGCTTCGGCGGCGTTATTTACGTCGGCAAAGATTTCTCACATGGCGTTGCTTCCACAAGGTCAGGTGGAGCGTAAAGAGCGTGCGATGCGTATGGTAGGACAAATGGATGCCGAAGGCTTTGGATCTTGCACCACCACAGGTGCTTGTGAAGTGGCTTGTCCGAAGGACATCCAGCTTACCAATATCGCTCGTATGAATCGTGAATTCTTCGTCGCTCAGACAACAAAACGCGAAAAACACAAAGACGGCGGCGCTGGATAG
- a CDS encoding tail fiber domain-containing protein produces MQYKKIFLSLLLSVAGVSRSAEAVVGGTSNALTYQGRIIKSDGSPLQYSNVSFIFQITDPAGTCLIYQEQVTGYNMANSAGVFDVPIGAGTIVWPNTGSFTVIDSFNNAKNYTCGSCSGSSCVAGSSTYTASSADGRMLRVQFYDGNGWKLISPDTAIRSVPFAGYAQSSQKLGAYGASEFVLKSAINSGTNCSGGSFLTWNASSQTFGCSGVSGASGGTVTDLTVSSPLSVVNGTSTPHITIQAASNSQNGYLTSTDWTTFNNKIGTSFTFAGDISGNASAISVDKIKNVSISNTAPTLNQVLQFDGSKWTATTLSTTTSGSAGGDLSGFYPNPSVASVGTSTAANIHSAEILANSATNTNTASTIVKRDSSGNFTAGNITASLTGAASLNVLKTGDSISGNLVYAANTGNVYTAGSGGNTVTLQGPSTTIGTSYILRLPTSPASSTGQALVSDTSGNLSWQSLNTGAVTSVTATAPLVSSGGSAPVLSLTGLTGLGTANQILAMNSGATAYEYKTVSGTSNQIVVNNGANSITLSTPQNIHTGASPTFSALTLSSLTTAGFVKNNASGVLSGGNAISLGADITGTLPVANGGTGATSFANYSVIASNSNGTSLSAVSGSTSGSILQYGVTGPIFSTASYPSTTAANQLLYSSANNVVGGLATANSSVLTTNSSGVPSFSALSSDLFSQYARLAGRSGGQTLYGGTSSGNSLTLDSSSNATKGNIVLNPSGGNVGIGTPSPSAKLETNLNSTAATTSTGIYSLLNLNPAANQSAGVVNSSILGYVTIDVDSMYNIGEVDAVKGSINDNSDSSSVALSGIRSDVRSSTMRTVTEVNSFISSGDLQGPTVTNYNGIKINDSISGATVSNWYGLYVKHTVNTSGSIANRYGVYLAAPTGSATNDFAFYSANNKPSYFSGTLGIGTTSPSYTLDVNGSVRGTSAYVNSSDVRYKRHISNIENALDKILQIRGVTFDWRNNEFPEKRFKETRDMGVIAQEIEKVFPEAVVTDREGYKSVAYPELVAPLINATKELYKKWLTDSAEIHRGVASNTIELSQLKSEKDNLKDEVQKLKNENAVFRARLEKLEKMLVDR; encoded by the coding sequence ATGCAATACAAAAAAATATTCCTATCATTGTTGTTGAGTGTCGCCGGAGTATCGCGCTCTGCCGAGGCCGTGGTTGGAGGCACCTCGAATGCCCTCACCTATCAAGGCAGAATAATTAAATCGGACGGATCTCCCCTTCAGTATTCCAATGTCAGTTTTATTTTCCAAATCACCGATCCGGCGGGGACGTGCTTAATTTATCAAGAGCAAGTCACCGGGTACAATATGGCCAACTCAGCCGGAGTTTTTGATGTTCCGATCGGAGCAGGTACCATCGTTTGGCCAAACACAGGTTCATTTACAGTTATTGACTCGTTTAACAATGCTAAAAATTATACCTGTGGCTCTTGTTCGGGATCTAGTTGTGTGGCTGGTTCAAGCACTTATACGGCCTCGAGTGCTGATGGACGTATGTTGAGAGTTCAATTTTACGATGGTAATGGGTGGAAGTTGATTTCCCCAGATACTGCAATCAGATCAGTTCCTTTTGCTGGGTACGCACAATCGTCCCAAAAGCTTGGCGCATATGGGGCTTCTGAGTTTGTGCTAAAATCAGCAATAAATAGCGGAACTAATTGTAGCGGGGGAAGTTTTTTGACCTGGAACGCCTCTTCCCAAACCTTCGGGTGCTCTGGGGTTAGCGGAGCATCGGGTGGTACAGTGACGGATTTGACGGTTTCTTCTCCATTAAGTGTTGTCAACGGGACATCTACTCCTCACATCACTATTCAGGCTGCGTCTAACTCACAAAATGGCTATCTCACCTCTACAGATTGGACGACCTTTAACAACAAGATCGGCACCTCTTTTACATTTGCTGGGGATATAAGCGGAAACGCTTCGGCGATCTCGGTCGATAAAATTAAGAACGTTTCCATTTCCAATACGGCCCCGACTTTAAATCAGGTTCTCCAGTTTGACGGATCAAAGTGGACCGCCACAACTTTATCAACCACTACCAGTGGTTCAGCTGGCGGGGATTTGTCTGGCTTCTACCCCAATCCTTCCGTCGCAAGCGTCGGCACATCCACAGCAGCAAATATTCACAGTGCGGAAATATTAGCAAACTCCGCAACCAACACCAACACCGCCAGCACCATCGTTAAGAGAGACTCCTCAGGAAATTTTACTGCGGGCAACATCACCGCTAGTTTGACAGGTGCGGCCTCTCTGAATGTTCTAAAGACCGGGGACTCCATCAGCGGAAATCTTGTGTATGCGGCAAACACCGGAAATGTGTACACCGCTGGCTCAGGTGGCAACACTGTGACGTTGCAGGGTCCATCAACGACTATAGGTACCAGTTATATACTTAGACTGCCGACTTCGCCCGCAAGCTCTACAGGACAGGCGCTGGTGTCTGACACCTCGGGAAATCTTTCTTGGCAGTCCTTAAACACGGGAGCGGTGACTTCTGTAACGGCGACCGCTCCTTTAGTATCGAGCGGCGGCTCAGCTCCGGTGCTTTCATTGACGGGCCTCACGGGCCTGGGAACTGCAAACCAAATTTTAGCAATGAACAGTGGGGCCACGGCTTACGAATATAAAACCGTATCCGGCACAAGCAATCAGATCGTCGTGAACAACGGGGCAAACTCTATCACTTTGTCGACACCTCAAAATATTCACACCGGAGCAAGTCCAACATTCTCAGCCCTCACTCTATCTAGCTTAACGACCGCTGGGTTTGTAAAAAACAATGCTTCTGGTGTGCTTTCCGGAGGAAACGCTATTTCTCTAGGCGCAGACATCACAGGCACCCTGCCGGTCGCTAACGGAGGAACAGGCGCAACGAGCTTTGCCAACTATAGCGTAATTGCTTCAAACTCTAACGGCACCTCGCTATCCGCGGTGTCCGGAAGTACCAGCGGATCGATTTTGCAATATGGTGTGACCGGACCCATCTTTAGCACCGCTAGTTACCCCTCCACAACCGCGGCAAACCAATTGCTTTATTCTTCTGCGAATAATGTAGTTGGGGGACTTGCCACTGCGAACAGTTCCGTGTTGACCACAAATTCCTCCGGAGTGCCAAGTTTTAGTGCGCTCTCTAGCGATCTTTTTTCGCAATATGCTCGTTTAGCAGGGCGCTCTGGCGGGCAGACCCTTTATGGAGGCACTAGTTCTGGCAACTCTTTAACACTGGATTCTTCGAGCAATGCTACCAAGGGAAATATTGTACTGAACCCTTCCGGGGGCAATGTAGGGATAGGGACCCCCAGTCCTTCCGCAAAACTGGAAACAAATCTGAATTCAACCGCCGCAACTACCTCTACGGGCATCTATTCGCTCTTAAATCTCAACCCGGCAGCCAATCAGAGCGCGGGAGTGGTAAATAGTTCCATATTAGGATACGTAACCATCGATGTGGACAGCATGTATAATATTGGCGAAGTTGATGCTGTAAAGGGTTCCATTAACGACAACAGTGACAGCTCTTCAGTGGCCCTCAGTGGTATCAGATCGGACGTGCGGTCTTCAACAATGCGTACCGTGACCGAAGTTAATTCATTTATTTCTTCGGGAGATTTACAAGGGCCTACGGTTACCAACTACAACGGCATTAAAATCAATGACTCAATCAGCGGCGCGACGGTCTCTAATTGGTATGGGCTTTATGTTAAACACACGGTGAACACGTCAGGCTCAATTGCCAACCGTTATGGTGTGTACCTTGCCGCCCCAACAGGATCCGCCACCAACGACTTCGCATTTTACTCGGCCAACAACAAGCCCTCTTACTTTAGTGGCACCTTAGGTATAGGCACCACCTCGCCGTCATACACTTTGGACGTCAATGGCAGTGTCCGGGGAACAAGTGCTTACGTGAACTCATCGGATGTAAGATACAAACGTCACATATCGAATATAGAAAATGCGCTTGATAAGATTCTGCAAATTAGAGGTGTGACATTTGACTGGCGCAACAATGAATTTCCAGAAAAAAGATTTAAAGAGACTCGAGACATGGGGGTGATTGCCCAAGAGATCGAAAAAGTCTTTCCCGAAGCTGTGGTAACAGACAGGGAGGGGTATAAATCCGTGGCATATCCAGAGCTAGTGGCTCCGCTTATCAATGCCACCAAAGAGCTTTATAAAAAATGGCTTACAGACAGCGCTGAAATACATAGAGGGGTGGCGTCTAACACCATAGAATTATCTCAACTCAAGTCCGAGAAAGACAACTTAAAGGACGAGGTACAAAAACTCAAAAATGAAAACGCCGTTTTCAGAGCTCGTCTTGAGAAGCTCGAAAAAATGCTAGTAGATAGATAA
- the trpS gene encoding tryptophan--tRNA ligase gives MGNKKTVLSGSTVTGDLTLGNYIGAINNWTKLQDEYDCLYFLADLHALTVHQDPEVLRKRTYSFFAQYLALGLDPQKNTIFAQSHVYQHTELSWILTCLTPMGYLNRMTQFKEKAEKHVKNVNAGLFSYPVLMAADILLYQADFVPVGEDQKQHLELCRDLVGYFENRYTKGVFKMPEPMIPKEGARIMSLQDPTKKMSKTDENEKNFILCIDDAKKIEKKIKSAATDSGTEIKFDVENKAGVSNLLTIYSVLSGKSIEQLEKDYEGKMYGHLKVDLAEVVVQTLKPVREKYDDLMKNQDHLDQLLLQGAERAAIRAEATIKKVYEAVGLVPRRS, from the coding sequence ATGGGAAATAAAAAAACAGTTTTAAGCGGCAGTACGGTAACAGGGGATCTAACACTAGGTAACTATATTGGTGCGATCAATAACTGGACGAAACTGCAAGACGAATATGACTGTCTTTATTTCTTGGCTGATTTGCATGCGTTGACGGTGCATCAAGATCCGGAAGTTCTTAGAAAAAGAACTTACAGTTTTTTTGCGCAGTACTTGGCGCTTGGTCTTGATCCGCAAAAGAACACGATCTTTGCGCAATCTCACGTGTACCAACATACAGAGCTTTCCTGGATTCTGACGTGCTTAACTCCGATGGGTTATTTGAATCGCATGACTCAGTTTAAAGAAAAAGCGGAAAAACATGTAAAGAACGTTAATGCTGGTTTGTTTTCTTATCCGGTTTTGATGGCCGCAGATATTCTTTTGTATCAAGCCGATTTCGTACCGGTGGGTGAAGATCAAAAACAACATTTAGAGCTTTGTCGTGATCTTGTTGGCTATTTTGAAAACCGCTACACGAAGGGTGTATTCAAAATGCCAGAGCCGATGATTCCTAAAGAAGGCGCGCGCATTATGTCTTTGCAAGATCCGACAAAGAAAATGTCTAAGACGGATGAAAACGAAAAGAATTTCATACTGTGCATTGATGACGCAAAAAAAATCGAAAAGAAAATCAAGTCCGCGGCGACAGACTCGGGAACTGAAATCAAATTTGACGTTGAAAACAAAGCCGGCGTTTCAAATCTTTTGACGATTTATTCTGTATTAAGCGGAAAATCCATCGAACAGCTTGAAAAAGACTATGAAGGCAAAATGTACGGTCACTTGAAAGTAGACCTTGCGGAAGTCGTGGTGCAAACCCTGAAACCCGTGCGCGAAAAGTATGATGATCTTATGAAAAACCAAGATCATTTAGACCAGCTTTTGCTTCAAGGTGCTGAGCGTGCGGCGATCCGGGCCGAAGCAACGATTAAGAAAGTCTACGAGGCGGTAGGCCTTGTTCCTCGTCGCTCTTAA
- a CDS encoding S8 family serine peptidase produces MKGLIGRAALATLGALMVAANVFAAEPEAVPGEFIVKLKSPISSQSLSVLSTELGYIKDVIPNQNIIVIKRPMFEIQSTVVKSLSEHPDVDIIEPNFIYRISKTPNDPMLGQLWGMKNIGQPDSQKKDGIAGMDINAEKAWDIQTGSRDVIVAVIDTGVDFNHPDLKDNMWTNEAELKGQAGVDDDGNGIVDDIYGASFVNANAPTGNPLDDHGHGTHCSGTIGAKGDDGKGIVGVAWNVRIMGVKFLSASGSGSLDGALKAIDYATSKGAKVLSNSWGGGGYSETLKQAIERSNAAGAIFVAAAGNESNNNDSSPTYPATYDVPNVLSVAAVDNRGQIASFSNYGKTKVHVGAPGVNVYSSVKGGTYDSWSGTSMAAPHVSGMAALLASNEPTLTGVQMKDRILATSRPIAGLRGKAKGGMADAWAMLTNTTPPPDANDPINWQTVAVSVSSPHPYKEKSSMEFEVRVPGAKQVALYFEKFDTEREYDKVELFDANGKKVATMSGKNDDSFATPVDGEYVKIKFTSDDSVNRYGFDITKAAWR; encoded by the coding sequence ATGAAGGGGCTTATCGGAAGAGCCGCATTGGCAACGTTGGGCGCTTTGATGGTAGCAGCGAATGTTTTCGCCGCAGAACCAGAAGCAGTACCAGGAGAATTCATCGTTAAATTGAAATCTCCAATTTCATCGCAATCACTGTCAGTTCTAAGCACAGAGCTTGGATATATTAAAGACGTGATTCCAAATCAAAACATCATCGTGATCAAACGTCCGATGTTTGAGATTCAATCAACAGTTGTAAAGTCTCTTTCAGAACATCCTGATGTTGATATTATTGAACCCAATTTCATTTATCGTATTAGTAAAACTCCGAATGATCCAATGTTGGGTCAATTGTGGGGTATGAAAAACATCGGCCAACCGGACTCTCAAAAGAAAGATGGTATCGCCGGCATGGACATCAATGCTGAAAAAGCGTGGGATATTCAAACGGGTTCTCGCGACGTGATCGTTGCAGTTATCGATACAGGTGTGGATTTCAATCATCCAGATCTTAAAGACAATATGTGGACTAATGAAGCAGAATTAAAAGGTCAAGCTGGCGTTGACGATGATGGCAACGGAATCGTAGACGATATCTATGGGGCAAGTTTCGTAAATGCCAATGCTCCGACTGGAAATCCTCTTGATGATCACGGTCACGGAACTCACTGCTCTGGCACTATCGGTGCTAAAGGTGACGACGGCAAAGGTATCGTGGGCGTTGCGTGGAATGTTCGTATCATGGGCGTGAAATTCCTTTCGGCAAGCGGATCAGGAAGTCTTGATGGCGCATTGAAAGCCATTGATTACGCAACCTCTAAAGGTGCAAAAGTTCTTTCAAACTCTTGGGGTGGCGGTGGCTACTCTGAAACGCTGAAACAGGCGATCGAACGATCTAATGCGGCGGGCGCTATTTTCGTAGCGGCTGCTGGCAATGAGTCAAACAATAACGATTCAAGCCCGACTTACCCTGCTACTTATGACGTACCTAACGTCCTTTCAGTGGCGGCGGTTGATAACCGTGGTCAAATCGCTTCATTCTCTAATTATGGTAAAACAAAAGTTCACGTCGGTGCGCCGGGTGTGAATGTTTATTCATCAGTAAAGGGTGGAACATACGATTCTTGGTCTGGAACATCAATGGCGGCTCCTCACGTGTCAGGTATGGCGGCGTTGTTGGCCTCTAATGAACCGACTTTGACTGGCGTGCAAATGAAAGATCGAATTCTTGCCACGTCTCGTCCGATTGCGGGTCTTCGCGGTAAAGCTAAAGGCGGTATGGCGGATGCTTGGGCGATGTTAACAAATACAACGCCTCCACCAGATGCCAATGATCCAATCAACTGGCAAACAGTAGCGGTGTCAGTTTCTTCTCCGCACCCATACAAAGAAAAATCATCTATGGAATTCGAAGTTCGTGTTCCAGGTGCAAAGCAAGTCGCTTTGTATTTCGAAAAATTTGATACGGAAAGAGAATACGACAAAGTAGAACTTTTCGATGCTAACGGTAAAAAAGTAGCAACGATGAGCGGAAAAAATGACGATTCATTCGCAACACCCGTTGATGGTGAATACGTAAAAATCAAATTCACCTCGGATGATTCAGTCAACCGTTACGGTTTTGATATTACGAAAGCGGCTTGGAGATAA
- a CDS encoding alpha/beta fold hydrolase — MQTTPKTTGTFDSFDGTPIYYEVRGQGEPLVLVYGIACIINHWHHQIEYFANNYQVITFDLRGHQKSNPVINMDELTMDALSKDILGMLKHLGIKKAHFAGHSFGAPVILNTYAMNPDVFLSMTFINGFAKNPIKGMFGLDVVEPFFYFVKSQYEHQPLLWNSLWKMAVDNPMSMYLAALAGGFNLKVTHFKDIEVYMRGVARLNLQVFLKLFEELMRYDGETVLPTIEVPALVIAGEKDMVTPLRFQYHFKETIKHSEFVLVPYGSHCTQLDFPDYTDLKMEKFLQSVEKPSKTKK, encoded by the coding sequence ATGCAAACCACACCGAAGACGACAGGAACATTCGACAGCTTTGATGGCACTCCGATTTATTACGAAGTGCGCGGGCAGGGAGAGCCTTTAGTTCTGGTTTACGGCATTGCGTGCATCATCAATCACTGGCATCACCAAATCGAATACTTCGCCAATAACTATCAGGTCATTACCTTTGATTTGCGTGGCCATCAAAAAAGCAACCCCGTGATCAACATGGACGAGCTTACGATGGATGCACTTTCTAAAGATATTTTAGGAATGCTTAAACATTTAGGAATTAAAAAAGCGCATTTCGCCGGGCACAGCTTTGGGGCCCCCGTGATTTTAAATACCTACGCAATGAATCCCGATGTGTTTTTGTCGATGACCTTTATTAACGGTTTTGCGAAAAATCCGATTAAGGGCATGTTTGGTCTTGATGTGGTGGAGCCATTTTTTTATTTCGTAAAATCCCAGTACGAACATCAACCCCTGTTGTGGAATAGCCTGTGGAAAATGGCCGTAGATAATCCGATGTCGATGTATCTGGCGGCGCTCGCGGGTGGATTTAATCTTAAGGTCACTCACTTTAAAGATATCGAAGTTTACATGCGTGGAGTGGCGCGCTTAAACCTGCAAGTCTTTTTAAAACTTTTTGAAGAGCTGATGAGATACGACGGTGAAACGGTCTTACCAACAATCGAAGTGCCCGCGCTTGTGATCGCAGGCGAAAAAGACATGGTGACTCCACTGCGGTTTCAATATCACTTTAAAGAAACTATTAAACATTCTGAGTTCGTGCTTGTTCCTTATGGCTCCCATTGCACGCAGCTTGATTTTCCTGACTATACCGATCTGAAGATGGAAAAATTCCTTCAATCTGTTGAAAAGCCTTCTAAGACTAAAAAATAA
- a CDS encoding FHA domain-containing protein: protein MVTFIEIIEGAAEGSRFKIEDGMTIGRSKSDIVVKDPKISSTHAQIAINSKGQFVMVDLESSNGLHINGRRVKKVALLPGVIFEVGRTVFKVITVEETEAADFSRIITWRTMLGGYLHEVQAPERTAGLTLQSFSPALRLQFVQGIQTDEEIILGYGPRQAGSDSLDIELLDEEAPEEAFELHAGPGAVEIRIHSHKVTLNKKSVKSDMLKDGDLIALGNTLIKVSYL from the coding sequence ATGGTTACGTTTATTGAGATCATCGAAGGCGCGGCAGAAGGCTCTCGATTTAAAATTGAAGACGGAATGACGATCGGAAGATCGAAGTCAGATATCGTCGTGAAAGACCCGAAGATTTCTTCGACCCATGCTCAGATCGCAATAAACAGCAAAGGACAGTTCGTAATGGTTGATTTGGAGTCCTCTAACGGGCTTCACATCAACGGCCGCCGTGTAAAGAAAGTCGCGTTATTACCAGGAGTTATCTTTGAGGTGGGTCGGACCGTGTTTAAGGTCATCACCGTTGAAGAAACCGAGGCCGCTGACTTTAGTAGAATCATAACGTGGCGCACAATGCTGGGTGGGTACCTCCACGAAGTGCAGGCTCCGGAAAGAACGGCCGGGCTTACTTTGCAAAGTTTTAGTCCCGCACTAAGGCTGCAATTCGTTCAAGGCATCCAAACTGATGAGGAAATTATTTTAGGTTATGGCCCTCGCCAAGCAGGTTCAGATTCTTTAGACATCGAACTTTTAGATGAAGAAGCCCCCGAAGAAGCCTTCGAACTGCACGCCGGCCCGGGTGCTGTGGAAATTCGGATTCATTCTCACAAAGTCACCCTAAATAAGAAGTCTGTAAAATCCGACATGCTTAAAGATGGGGACTTGATCGCGTTAGGAAACACTCTTATTAAAGTGTCCTACTTATAG
- the rpsF gene encoding 30S ribosomal protein S6, which yields MELSKTTAKMPYEVVVLMHPDATADEQKELFKKNKATIESFKGSINSLETWGKRTLATPIGKLKKAIYFHSTFEADTQAIAELERTMRINDKVLRFMHTRLDERVSLGKFLEGFKKGLAESAAREKEREAKMAARKAAFAAAKAERSDRYDKGE from the coding sequence ATGGAACTTTCTAAAACTACTGCAAAGATGCCATACGAAGTTGTGGTTCTAATGCATCCAGATGCTACCGCTGATGAGCAAAAAGAGCTTTTCAAAAAGAATAAAGCGACTATTGAATCTTTCAAAGGTTCAATCAACTCGCTGGAAACTTGGGGAAAACGCACTCTAGCAACTCCAATTGGTAAGCTAAAAAAAGCGATTTACTTCCACTCTACATTTGAAGCGGACACTCAAGCTATCGCTGAGCTTGAGCGTACAATGCGCATCAATGATAAAGTACTTCGCTTCATGCACACTCGCTTGGACGAGCGTGTATCACTAGGCAAATTCTTGGAAGGCTTCAAAAAAGGTCTTGCGGAATCTGCAGCTCGTGAAAAAGAGCGCGAAGCAAAAATGGCTGCTCGTAAAGCCGCTTTTGCTGCAGCTAAAGCTGAGCGTTCTGACCGTTACGATAAAGGCGAGTAA